In a single window of the Luteibacter rhizovicinus DSM 16549 genome:
- a CDS encoding ubiquinone biosynthesis accessory factor UbiJ: MTSDRPSAEAGPNRFLPRPLRVLAGRAMEAALNRAVDLDPDTRSRLDALDGRSVQVHLSGPELALRISVQKGRLRVGPPEEGGSLRVTASPGSLLAMAIRRDDDGVAPGKVDIAGDAELARRLEKLTRHYAPDVEEAFAKTFGDTVGVPLAKAFRDAFAHARETVSHLTEDGADWLRDEGRVAVAPGEADAFLDGVDDVRERTERAEARLARLERALKGRHA; encoded by the coding sequence ATGACTTCCGATCGTCCCTCGGCTGAGGCCGGCCCCAATCGATTCCTGCCCCGCCCGCTTCGCGTCCTTGCCGGACGCGCGATGGAAGCGGCACTCAACCGCGCCGTCGACCTCGACCCGGACACCCGCTCCCGCCTGGACGCCCTCGATGGTCGCAGCGTGCAGGTGCATCTGAGCGGTCCCGAGCTGGCCTTGCGGATATCGGTGCAGAAGGGTCGCCTTCGCGTCGGTCCGCCGGAAGAAGGCGGCAGCCTGCGCGTCACGGCATCGCCGGGCAGCCTGTTGGCCATGGCCATCCGCCGCGACGACGACGGCGTGGCGCCGGGCAAGGTGGATATCGCGGGTGACGCCGAACTGGCTCGCCGCCTCGAGAAGCTCACTCGCCACTACGCACCGGACGTTGAAGAGGCATTTGCAAAGACCTTCGGCGACACCGTCGGGGTGCCCCTGGCGAAGGCGTTTCGCGACGCCTTCGCCCACGCCCGCGAGACCGTCTCGCACCTCACCGAAGACGGTGCCGACTGGCTTCGTGACGAGGGTCGTGTCGCGGTCGCTCCCGGTGAAGCCGATGCCTTCCTCGACGGTGTCGATGACGTGCGCGAGCGAACCGAACGGGCCGAAGCCCGCCTGGCCCGCCTCGAGCGCGCACTGAAGGGGCGTCACGCATGA
- the ubiB gene encoding ubiquinone biosynthesis regulatory protein kinase UbiB, with product MTPLRLLPRLMRVAAILLKYDLDDLVDGAHLFRPLKLVRPWFPSAPADVRALPRGARLRLALTDLGPIFVKAGQVLSTRRDLVPADIADELALLQDQVPPFPGAEARAIVERELKASVTTLYASFDETALASASIAQVHAATLHDGRAVVVKVLRPGIDKRIARDVDLLHTLGELAQRWHPNADKIRPLEVVAEVEKMLSNELDLQREGASASLLRRNFASGVDLYVPEVHWDFSTQGVLTLERVYGVSADDIAAIDAAGLDRKHLAEKGVRLFYEQVFRDNFFHADAHPGNIWVDLSRVDEPRFIALDFGIMGSLPEADQYWLAENFIALFERDYARIAQLHVAAGWMPSTVRLDELEAAVRTVCEPYFTRPLAQISIAELVVKLFQTARKYELTLQPQLILLQKTLLNIEGVGRMLDPEIDIWAVAHPVLRRILRERYSVRATLRDVRRRLPQWIQTAPRVPELVRDALRQVASGQQQQVADPLALAVARDDARRMRRLVACSLLGSSLLVCAALVGTLAARGMWPAIAAGIAGVIAFVAGWPRRVA from the coding sequence ATGACGCCGCTGCGTCTGCTGCCGCGCCTGATGCGCGTTGCCGCCATCCTGCTCAAGTACGACCTCGACGATCTCGTCGATGGGGCGCACCTGTTCCGGCCGCTGAAACTCGTTCGACCATGGTTTCCCAGCGCACCTGCCGATGTTCGCGCCCTGCCACGCGGCGCGCGCCTGCGGTTGGCCCTGACCGACCTTGGCCCGATCTTCGTCAAGGCCGGCCAGGTCCTGTCGACGCGGCGCGATCTCGTGCCGGCCGACATCGCCGACGAACTGGCGCTCCTGCAGGACCAGGTCCCGCCCTTCCCCGGCGCCGAGGCCCGCGCCATCGTCGAGCGCGAACTGAAGGCCTCGGTGACGACGCTGTACGCCAGCTTCGACGAGACCGCCCTCGCCTCCGCGTCGATCGCCCAGGTGCATGCCGCCACGCTGCATGACGGGCGCGCCGTCGTGGTCAAGGTGCTGCGCCCCGGTATCGACAAGCGCATCGCGCGCGATGTCGATCTCCTGCACACGCTTGGGGAACTCGCCCAGCGCTGGCATCCGAACGCCGACAAGATCCGCCCGCTGGAAGTCGTCGCCGAAGTCGAGAAGATGCTCTCGAACGAGCTCGACCTGCAGCGCGAAGGTGCGAGTGCCAGCCTGCTCCGGCGTAACTTCGCCAGCGGCGTCGACCTTTACGTGCCGGAAGTGCATTGGGACTTCAGCACCCAAGGCGTGCTGACGCTGGAACGCGTGTACGGCGTGAGCGCCGACGACATCGCCGCCATCGATGCCGCCGGCCTCGATCGCAAGCATCTCGCCGAGAAGGGCGTGCGCCTGTTCTACGAGCAGGTGTTCCGCGACAACTTTTTCCACGCGGACGCGCATCCCGGCAACATCTGGGTCGACCTGTCGCGCGTCGACGAGCCGCGCTTCATCGCGCTCGACTTCGGCATCATGGGTTCCCTTCCGGAAGCCGATCAGTACTGGCTCGCCGAGAACTTCATCGCGCTGTTCGAACGCGACTACGCGCGCATCGCGCAGCTGCATGTCGCGGCGGGCTGGATGCCATCCACCGTCCGCCTCGACGAACTCGAGGCGGCCGTACGCACGGTGTGCGAACCCTACTTCACGCGTCCTCTCGCGCAGATTTCCATCGCCGAGCTGGTGGTGAAGCTGTTCCAGACCGCGCGGAAATACGAGCTCACGCTGCAGCCGCAATTGATCCTTCTGCAGAAAACGCTGCTCAATATCGAAGGTGTCGGGCGCATGCTCGATCCCGAGATCGATATCTGGGCCGTTGCCCATCCCGTGCTTCGCCGCATTCTCCGCGAGCGCTACAGCGTGCGCGCTACGCTGCGCGACGTGCGCCGCCGGCTGCCGCAATGGATCCAGACGGCGCCTCGCGTGCCCGAGCTCGTGCGGGATGCGTTGCGCCAGGTCGCCAGCGGCCAGCAACAACAGGTCGCCGATCCGCTCGCGCTTGCCGTCGCCCGGGACGACGCGCGCCGCATGCGCCGACTCGTGGCGTGCAGCCTGCTCGGTTCGTCGCTGCTCGTCTGCGCCGCCCTGGTCGGTACGCTCGCCGCGCGCGGCATGTGGCCGGCGATCGCAGCAGGCATTGCGGGCGTGATCGCCTTCGTCGCCGGCTGGCCGCGTCGCGTCGCCTGA
- a CDS encoding pseudouridine synthase gives MLEILYQDDDIVAVNKPANLAVHRSKFVGPDDAFLIDLLREQVEGKLHLAHRLDRATSGVLLVARSPEAASQLGEQFMGRSVRKRYLAVVRGWPDPDAGTIDYPLPGSRDTGPRRDATTDYRQLGTTEVDIALGRYEKQRYAFAVAEPRTGRFRQIRKHFAHIHHPIIGDSQHGRGDHNRLFKQYFSSHRLLLHAARLEFEHPVDGRPMAIDAGLDETWLKLLERFGWADAYGAQTEAWKVPS, from the coding sequence ATGCTCGAGATCCTCTATCAGGACGACGACATCGTCGCCGTCAACAAGCCGGCTAATCTCGCCGTCCATCGCTCGAAGTTCGTCGGACCCGACGATGCCTTCCTGATCGACCTGCTCCGCGAGCAAGTCGAGGGCAAGCTTCACCTTGCCCATCGCCTGGACCGCGCAACCTCGGGCGTGTTGCTCGTCGCGCGTTCGCCGGAAGCCGCCAGTCAGCTCGGCGAGCAGTTCATGGGGCGCAGCGTGCGCAAGCGCTACCTCGCCGTGGTACGTGGATGGCCCGACCCCGACGCCGGCACGATCGACTACCCGTTACCGGGTTCACGCGATACCGGTCCACGACGCGATGCGACAACGGACTACAGGCAGCTCGGCACCACGGAAGTCGACATCGCGCTAGGTCGTTACGAGAAGCAGCGTTACGCCTTTGCCGTGGCCGAGCCGCGCACCGGGCGCTTTCGCCAGATCCGCAAGCATTTCGCGCACATCCATCACCCGATCATCGGGGATAGCCAGCACGGGCGTGGCGATCACAATCGCCTGTTCAAGCAGTATTTCTCGTCGCACCGCCTGCTGTTGCACGCGGCGCGGCTGGAGTTCGAGCATCCGGTGGATGGGCGCCCGATGGCGATCGACGCGGGGCTGGATGAGACATGGCTCAAGCTGCTTGAGCGGTTTGGCTGGGCGGATGCTTATGGCGCTCAGACGGAAGCGTGGAAGGTGCCGAGCTAG
- the arfB gene encoding alternative ribosome rescue aminoacyl-tRNA hydrolase ArfB — protein MLIVTASITIPDSELVERFMRADGPGGQHVNRTESAVELRFDVASSPSLPDEVRERLLARRDRRMTDAGVMVIQARRFRDQGRNRDDARDRLVDVIREATVVAKKRVATKPTRASKERRLVGKTQRGQTKRGRSRDWSND, from the coding sequence ATGCTTATCGTCACCGCCAGCATCACGATCCCTGACTCCGAACTGGTCGAGCGCTTCATGCGCGCCGACGGCCCGGGGGGCCAGCACGTCAATCGGACGGAAAGTGCCGTCGAGTTGCGTTTCGACGTCGCCTCGTCACCGTCACTGCCGGACGAAGTGCGCGAACGGCTCCTCGCACGCCGCGACCGCCGCATGACGGATGCAGGCGTGATGGTGATCCAGGCACGGCGGTTCCGTGACCAGGGTCGTAACCGGGACGACGCGCGCGACCGTCTGGTCGATGTGATCCGCGAAGCCACGGTCGTGGCGAAGAAACGTGTCGCGACCAAGCCCACGCGCGCTTCGAAAGAGCGACGCCTTGTAGGCAAGACTCAGCGTGGCCAGACCAAGCGCGGTCGCTCGCGCGACTGGAGCAACGATTGA
- a CDS encoding 1-acyl-sn-glycerol-3-phosphate acyltransferase has protein sequence MSPYPEHLAPNIPSLPNSWWMRLSRWAIRRSGWRLVGELPNLPKVVVIGAPHSSYWDGVWGLLMKSAMGLDLGVMIKREVLNGPFGPIVRRLGMVPIDRKAATDVVGQMVERFATREKMWLGIAPEGTRKPVKQWKSGFLRIARTANVPIVPIFIDYPTKTFTVGSLIETTGDTEADMTRIRAMFAGYQGKHRAA, from the coding sequence TTGAGCCCCTACCCGGAACATCTCGCACCGAATATCCCATCGCTACCGAATTCCTGGTGGATGAGACTTAGCCGCTGGGCGATTCGTCGTAGCGGCTGGCGCCTCGTCGGTGAACTGCCGAATCTGCCCAAGGTCGTCGTCATCGGCGCACCGCATTCGTCTTATTGGGACGGCGTGTGGGGCCTGCTGATGAAATCCGCCATGGGCCTGGACCTCGGTGTGATGATCAAGCGCGAAGTTCTCAACGGGCCCTTCGGGCCGATCGTACGTCGTCTCGGCATGGTGCCGATCGATCGCAAAGCCGCGACCGACGTCGTCGGCCAGATGGTCGAGCGCTTCGCCACTCGCGAGAAGATGTGGCTGGGCATCGCCCCGGAAGGCACACGCAAACCGGTCAAGCAGTGGAAGTCGGGTTTCCTGCGCATCGCGCGCACGGCGAACGTTCCGATTGTTCCGATCTTCATTGACTACCCGACGAAAACGTTCACCGTGGGCTCTCTTATCGAGACGACAGGCGATACGGAAGCGGACATGACGCGCATCCGCGCCATGTTCGCCGGGTATCAGGGCAAGCACCGGGCTGCCTAG
- a CDS encoding LysR family transcriptional regulator: MADRPADDEGGRFYYKGNRLKQLRAFVYTTRLGTLSRAAEALFLSQPSVSLQLKALERELGTALLERTRRRVTLTDAGEALYELARPLVEGFENLDREFQTKTKGAQAGRLTVAAGSSTIQYLLPELVKTYRERFPHVHLALSNVTNRDGLALLRSDEVDIAVGSMIDVPHDIAWAPVYHYDPMLIMPPDHPLASKTDIRLEDLSPYGLILPPKRLTTYRLVDMVFQQRHVPYTVAIEVGGWDVIKQYVAMGLGISIVTGICITEADRERLVVRNLRQYFPQRSYGVVMRKGKFLSPEARAFIDLIRPGLLTHRDYDESGHSER; this comes from the coding sequence ATGGCGGACCGACCTGCGGACGACGAAGGTGGCCGGTTCTACTACAAGGGCAACCGCCTCAAGCAGCTGCGGGCCTTCGTGTACACCACGCGGCTGGGCACCCTCAGTCGCGCGGCCGAAGCGCTGTTCCTGTCTCAACCATCGGTGAGCCTTCAGCTGAAAGCGCTGGAACGGGAACTTGGAACCGCCTTGCTGGAGCGCACCCGCCGCCGCGTCACCCTGACGGATGCCGGCGAGGCGCTCTACGAACTCGCCCGTCCCCTGGTCGAGGGGTTCGAGAACCTGGATCGCGAGTTCCAGACAAAGACAAAGGGCGCCCAGGCGGGGCGACTGACGGTGGCGGCCGGCTCGTCGACGATCCAATATCTGCTGCCCGAACTGGTGAAGACGTATCGGGAGCGCTTTCCCCATGTCCACCTCGCGCTATCCAACGTGACCAATCGCGATGGGCTAGCACTTCTGCGCAGCGACGAGGTCGACATCGCGGTCGGCTCGATGATCGACGTGCCTCACGATATCGCCTGGGCGCCGGTCTACCACTACGACCCGATGCTGATCATGCCGCCCGATCATCCGCTGGCGTCGAAAACGGATATCCGCCTGGAGGACCTGTCTCCCTATGGCTTGATCCTCCCGCCCAAGCGCCTCACCACGTACCGCCTTGTCGACATGGTGTTCCAGCAGCGACACGTGCCATACACGGTCGCGATCGAGGTCGGCGGCTGGGATGTGATCAAGCAGTACGTGGCGATGGGCCTCGGCATTTCCATCGTCACCGGCATCTGCATCACCGAGGCGGACCGTGAACGCCTGGTCGTACGCAACTTGCGACAGTATTTTCCACAGCGCAGCTACGGCGTGGTGATGAGGAAGGGTAAGTTCCTCAGCCCGGAAGCGCGGGCCTTCATCGACCTGATCAGGCCGGGTCTGCTTACTCATCGTGATTACGATGAGTCGGGACATTCCGAACGGTGA
- the aceB gene encoding malate synthase A, which produces MAVPKSVIDPLAGVRFGDGSSSYADVLSPGAIAFVADLHRRFDSRRLALLAERTARQLRYDAGELPDFRPDTLAIREADWSVAAIPDALMDRRVEITGPVERKMIINALNSGAKVFMADFEDSSAPTWANQIEGQRNLRDAVEGTIEFTNAEGKVYRVGKDPAVLVVRPRGWHLPERHAEVDGDVVAGALVDFGLYAFHNAKALHARDRGPYFYLPKLQSMEEAALWESVMTHAETVLGLPPGTMKATVLIETLPAVFQMDEILHALRDRVVGLNCGRWDYIFSYLKTFRAHGDRLLPERGQVGMTVPFLKAYSELLIRTCHRRGAFAMGGMAAQIPIRGNDAANDEAMAKVRADKLREVTAGHDGTWVAHPALVPIAQAIFDAHMPTSNQLHVQRDDVVASRDALIAPAIGTITRAGFDNNVEVCLRYTAAWLEGLGCVPIHNLMEDAATAEIARAQLWQWLHHEPLEFSDHAVIDFALFDHALATHTHRLRESSHPGASRADQAAALISALTHADELRDFLTLPAYEHLS; this is translated from the coding sequence ATGGCAGTTCCCAAGAGCGTGATCGACCCCCTGGCCGGCGTTCGCTTTGGCGACGGCAGTAGCTCCTACGCGGATGTCCTGAGCCCCGGCGCGATCGCCTTCGTGGCCGACCTCCACCGCCGATTCGACAGCCGCCGCCTGGCCCTGCTCGCCGAGCGCACCGCCCGGCAACTTCGCTACGACGCCGGCGAGCTTCCCGATTTCCGCCCGGACACCCTGGCCATCCGCGAGGCCGACTGGTCGGTCGCCGCCATACCTGACGCCCTGATGGACCGTCGCGTCGAGATCACCGGGCCGGTCGAACGGAAGATGATCATCAACGCGCTGAATTCCGGCGCGAAGGTGTTCATGGCCGACTTCGAGGATTCGAGCGCGCCGACCTGGGCCAACCAGATCGAAGGCCAGCGCAACCTGCGCGACGCCGTGGAAGGCACGATCGAATTCACCAACGCCGAAGGCAAGGTCTACCGCGTCGGCAAGGACCCGGCCGTGCTGGTCGTGCGTCCGCGCGGCTGGCACCTCCCCGAGCGCCACGCCGAGGTCGACGGCGACGTCGTCGCCGGTGCGCTGGTGGACTTCGGGCTCTACGCCTTCCACAACGCGAAGGCCCTTCATGCGCGCGACCGTGGCCCGTACTTCTACCTGCCCAAACTGCAGAGCATGGAAGAGGCGGCGCTGTGGGAATCGGTCATGACCCACGCCGAGACCGTGCTGGGCCTGCCGCCCGGAACGATGAAGGCCACGGTGCTGATCGAGACCCTGCCCGCCGTGTTCCAGATGGACGAGATCCTGCACGCCTTGCGCGATCGTGTCGTCGGTCTGAACTGCGGTCGCTGGGACTACATCTTTTCCTACCTGAAGACCTTCCGCGCCCATGGCGATCGTCTGTTGCCGGAACGTGGTCAGGTCGGCATGACCGTCCCCTTTCTCAAGGCGTACTCGGAACTGCTCATTCGCACCTGCCATCGTCGTGGCGCCTTCGCGATGGGCGGCATGGCGGCGCAGATTCCGATTCGCGGTAACGACGCAGCGAACGACGAAGCCATGGCCAAGGTCCGGGCCGACAAGCTCCGCGAAGTGACTGCGGGACACGATGGCACATGGGTAGCGCATCCCGCGCTCGTGCCGATCGCGCAGGCCATCTTCGATGCACACATGCCCACGTCGAACCAGCTGCACGTGCAGCGCGACGATGTGGTGGCCTCGCGCGACGCCCTTATCGCTCCGGCGATCGGCACGATCACGCGCGCCGGCTTCGACAACAACGTGGAAGTCTGCCTGCGCTATACGGCGGCCTGGCTGGAAGGACTCGGCTGCGTCCCGATCCACAACCTCATGGAAGACGCCGCCACCGCCGAGATCGCGCGTGCGCAGCTCTGGCAGTGGCTCCATCACGAGCCGCTGGAATTCAGCGACCACGCGGTGATCGACTTCGCGCTGTTCGATCACGCGCTGGCCACGCACACGCATCGCCTGCGCGAGAGCTCGCATCCCGGCGCATCGCGCGCCGATCAGGCGGCCGCACTGATTTCCGCGCTGACACACGCCGACGAGCTTCGCGACTTCCTCACCCTGCCCGCCTACGAACACCTGTCCTGA
- the aceA gene encoding isocitrate lyase, with the protein MMKTHTAEQITLDWKNNDRWNGVERPYTAEDVIRLRGTVQIEYTLARRGAERLWRSIHDKPYVNALGALTGNQAMQQVKAGLQAIYLSGWQVAADANTAGTMYPDQSLYPVDSVPNVVRKINKTLLRADQIHHAEGKDNIDWLVPIVADAEAGFGGVLNAYELMAHMIESGAAGVHFEDQLASAKKCGHMGGKVLVPTQEAVQKLIAARLAADVAGVPTLIVARTDAMGAGLVTTDIDDNDKPFLTGKRTVEGFYESKQGIEQAISRGLSYAPYADLIWCETATPDMEQARRFAEAIHAKYPGKKLAYNCSPSFNWKKNLDEKTIATFQKQLGEMGYAFQFITLAGFHALNYSMFQLARGYRDRQMAAYVELQEAEFAAEKDGYTAAKHQREVGTGYFDTVNQVISGSFSSLSALSGSTEEEQFHPASAA; encoded by the coding sequence ATCATGAAGACGCATACCGCCGAACAGATCACGCTGGACTGGAAGAACAACGACCGCTGGAATGGCGTCGAGCGTCCGTACACCGCCGAGGACGTGATTCGTCTTCGTGGCACGGTGCAGATCGAATACACGCTGGCCCGCCGCGGCGCCGAGCGCCTTTGGCGCTCGATCCACGACAAGCCGTACGTGAACGCACTTGGGGCCCTGACCGGTAACCAGGCCATGCAGCAGGTCAAGGCCGGACTGCAGGCGATCTACCTGTCGGGCTGGCAGGTCGCCGCCGACGCGAACACCGCCGGCACCATGTACCCGGACCAGTCGCTGTATCCGGTCGACTCGGTGCCGAACGTGGTCCGCAAGATCAACAAGACCCTGCTTCGTGCCGACCAGATCCATCACGCCGAAGGCAAGGACAACATCGACTGGCTGGTCCCGATCGTGGCCGATGCCGAAGCCGGTTTCGGCGGCGTGCTCAACGCCTATGAGCTGATGGCCCACATGATCGAATCGGGCGCCGCCGGCGTGCACTTCGAAGACCAGCTGGCCAGCGCCAAGAAGTGCGGGCACATGGGCGGCAAGGTGCTCGTGCCGACGCAGGAAGCCGTGCAGAAGCTGATCGCCGCACGCCTCGCTGCCGACGTCGCCGGCGTACCGACGCTGATCGTGGCGCGCACCGACGCCATGGGCGCCGGGCTAGTCACCACGGATATCGACGACAACGACAAGCCCTTCCTCACCGGCAAGCGCACGGTCGAGGGCTTCTACGAGTCGAAGCAGGGCATCGAGCAGGCGATCAGCCGCGGCCTGTCCTACGCACCGTATGCCGACCTGATCTGGTGCGAAACGGCCACGCCCGACATGGAGCAGGCGCGCCGCTTCGCCGAGGCGATTCACGCGAAGTATCCCGGCAAGAAGCTGGCCTACAACTGCTCGCCAAGCTTCAACTGGAAGAAGAACCTCGACGAGAAGACCATCGCCACCTTCCAGAAACAGCTGGGCGAGATGGGCTACGCGTTCCAGTTCATCACGCTGGCCGGCTTCCACGCGCTGAACTACTCCATGTTCCAGCTGGCGCGTGGCTATCGCGATCGCCAGATGGCGGCTTACGTGGAACTGCAGGAGGCCGAGTTTGCCGCAGAGAAGGATGGCTACACCGCGGCGAAGCACCAGCGAGAAGTCGGCACCGGTTACTTCGACACGGTGAACCAGGTGATCTCGGGTTCGTTCAGTTCACTCTCGGCCCTGAGTGGTTCGACCGAGGAAGAACAGTTCCATCCGGCGTCGGCGGCCTGA
- a CDS encoding cation:proton antiporter: protein MGIELGMLLTLMLGIGFLCQWIAWRVRLPAILFLLLAGIVAGPVTGLLHPDKVLGDLLFPIVSLAVAVILFEGSLTLRFHELKGIGHAVRGLVTYGAILALLMLAGAAHWIGGLSWELSFLFGALTCVTGPTVIAPMLRTVRPNARIANVLRWEGIVIDPIGALFAVLVYEGIVSHREGHSIQVFLGTVACGVIVGGVAAVILGRLLRRQIIPEYLQNYGTLAAVLAAFSVSNTVAHESGLLAVTVMGIALGNMRDVHMDDIMDFKEHLTTLLVSTLFILLAARLDWPLPDGALLAGILIFVVAQLFIRPLSVLLSSFRSALSWRERALIAWVAPRGIVAASVSALFAIRLEKIGMVGADRMVPLVFLMIIGTVVFQSATARPLARWLTVADPEPRGVLIYGSDTVARDVARALAAIDGLRVVVADDDWNGIRAARMEGLTTFFGNPHSQAADRNLDLAGIGNLLAMSTHRELNSLACVHYREEFGRDKVYRLRNLSPEESHGRASLAGSLLATALFADDMTHARFVEMLHEGWRIKSTRLTETFDWPHFIEQYSSRTVLLFGVEEKGDLRIASSRHELEPRPGWTVIALVPAAH from the coding sequence ATGGGTATCGAACTCGGAATGCTGCTGACCCTGATGCTCGGCATCGGGTTCCTCTGCCAGTGGATCGCCTGGCGGGTGCGGCTGCCGGCGATTCTCTTCCTCCTCCTCGCCGGCATCGTGGCAGGGCCGGTGACCGGGCTGCTCCATCCGGACAAGGTGCTGGGCGACCTTCTCTTCCCCATCGTGTCGCTGGCCGTGGCGGTGATCCTGTTCGAGGGAAGCCTGACACTGCGCTTCCACGAGCTGAAAGGCATCGGTCATGCGGTGCGCGGTCTGGTGACCTACGGGGCGATCCTTGCTCTGCTGATGCTCGCTGGCGCGGCCCACTGGATAGGGGGTCTCAGCTGGGAGCTCTCCTTTCTCTTCGGTGCGCTGACCTGTGTCACTGGCCCCACGGTGATCGCGCCGATGTTGCGCACGGTGCGTCCGAACGCCCGCATCGCGAACGTGTTGCGCTGGGAAGGCATCGTCATCGATCCGATCGGTGCGCTGTTCGCCGTGCTCGTCTACGAAGGGATCGTGTCCCATCGCGAAGGGCATTCCATCCAGGTGTTCCTGGGCACAGTCGCGTGCGGCGTCATCGTCGGTGGCGTCGCGGCGGTCATTCTCGGCCGGTTGCTTCGTCGACAGATCATTCCGGAATACCTGCAGAACTACGGGACGCTGGCGGCTGTGCTGGCGGCCTTCAGTGTGTCGAATACGGTGGCCCATGAATCGGGACTGCTGGCCGTGACCGTCATGGGTATTGCCCTGGGCAACATGCGCGACGTCCACATGGACGACATCATGGACTTCAAGGAGCACCTTACGACCTTGCTGGTGTCGACCTTGTTCATCCTGCTTGCCGCGCGACTGGACTGGCCGCTTCCCGACGGCGCCTTGCTCGCCGGCATCCTGATCTTCGTCGTCGCGCAACTTTTCATTCGGCCCCTTTCGGTATTGCTGTCGAGCTTCAGGAGTGCGCTGTCCTGGCGCGAGCGTGCGCTGATCGCCTGGGTTGCACCGCGTGGCATCGTGGCGGCGTCGGTGTCCGCTCTGTTTGCGATCCGGCTCGAGAAAATCGGCATGGTCGGTGCGGACAGAATGGTACCGCTCGTGTTCCTGATGATCATCGGCACGGTCGTGTTCCAGAGCGCGACGGCGCGTCCACTTGCGCGCTGGCTGACGGTCGCGGATCCAGAGCCACGCGGCGTGCTGATCTACGGATCCGACACGGTGGCGCGCGACGTGGCGCGTGCCCTTGCAGCAATCGATGGCCTGCGCGTGGTCGTCGCCGACGATGACTGGAACGGCATTCGCGCCGCGCGGATGGAAGGCCTGACGACGTTCTTCGGCAATCCGCACTCACAGGCGGCCGACCGCAACCTCGACCTCGCGGGTATCGGCAACCTGCTGGCCATGTCGACGCACCGCGAGCTCAATTCGCTGGCATGCGTCCACTACCGCGAAGAGTTCGGGCGCGACAAGGTGTATCGGCTGCGCAACCTCTCCCCGGAAGAAAGTCATGGCCGCGCGTCACTCGCCGGCAGCCTGCTGGCGACGGCGCTGTTCGCCGATGACATGACCCACGCGCGTTTCGTCGAGATGCTGCACGAGGGCTGGCGAATCAAGTCGACACGCCTGACCGAGACCTTCGACTGGCCTCACTTCATCGAACAGTACAGCTCGCGCACGGTGCTGCTGTTCGGCGTGGAAGAGAAGGGCGACCTGCGTATCGCCTCGAGCCGCCACGAGCTCGAGCCACGTCCGGGTTGGACGGTCATCGCCCTGGTGCCTGCGGCGCACTGA